Genomic window (Campylobacter concisus):
ATGCCAATACCACTTGGCGAGCCACACGATGTTGTGTCAATAGCTGCTAGCAAACTAAGCCCAGCGCTTACTTACAATATGGGCACAAACTCAAGAACAGGCGAGGCTAGCCCATATGCAACTCTAGCTGGTCAAGAAAGAGTTGAAAGAAACGGAAAAAATGTAACTGTCTATGCGACAATGATCAGAAGCCACATCAACCCAGAGCACATCGAGGTAAATAAAGGTGATAACGTAACAATTCACTTAACAAACCTAGAGCGCGCTCAAGATGAGACTCACGGATTTGGCATCGACCTTTACAACATTCACGCTTCACTTGAACCTGGCAAAACTGCTTCAGTAAATTTCGTAGCTGATATGGAAGGTGTCTTCCCATACTACTGCACCGAGTTTTGTTCAGCGCTTCACCTAGAGATGATGGGTTATTTACTTGTTAAAGATCCAAGTAAAAAATATGAATCTGCAAAAAATAACAAGCTAAAAACTCTAAGCCCAGAAGCTTTAAAAGCTGAATACGACAAAGTAATCGCAACTAATAAGGCAACTGACGATGTTATCCAAGAGGTTGTTAAATACCTAAAAGAGAAACATTATGAGAAATATCCAAAAGTAAAAGCTTTGGTTGATGACGCACTTGATCAATACGGCCACATCAAAGAGGTAAAAGCTAAAGCTGACGAAGCTTACAAAAAAGGCGACGTAAACGGCGCTATCCTTTGGGAGTACCAAGTATGGCAATACATGGTAAAAACAGCTGATGTTGGCTTAAGAGCCAAAAATAACCTAGCTAAAGAGATCGCAACTCCGATGAGTCCAGCTGCTGCAAAAGGTGAAGAGGCTTATCTAAAAGGTGGTTGTAATGGTTGCCACGTTATTGGTCAAGTAAGCTCAGGTCCAGACCTAACTGGTGTTTTACTAAGACATGAAAACGGCGAAAAATGGGTAGCAGAATTTATCAAAGATCCTGCTAAGTTCTATAATGATGACTACATTAAATCAATGATTGATTACTTTAATCTTAGAATGCCAAATCAGCATATGAGCGATGAAGAGATCAAAAATATCATCGAATACCTAAAATGGGTAGATGAAAACGCTGGTATGTAGTTTTTAAAGGGGCGTTTTGCCCCTTTTTAAATTTTAAAATTTTATTTTTAGCAGATGAAATTTTAAAATTTAAAGGAGAGATCATGAGTAAATATAAAATTTATACCATTGTTGCACTTGTCTTAATGACTGTTTGTTTTACTTTGCCTGTTCTTGGTTGGCACGGAGCAAAAGAGCGTATAGCTGATGGTGATGAACTACCATCTTATACTTACGGTATCTATAATCTTTATAGCTCATTTCAGTATAAAAATCACCTTTTATCAAAAGATGTAGCAAGCGATCTTCATAAGATGATCGAACAAAAAGCAGAGATTGGTACACCATCTTTTCCTATCTGGTACGTCTCTCTTGAAGCTCCAAATTATCCAAAATCAGCCTTTCCTGATGGAATTCCTGTATATTTTCACGTAGATGGATATAGTGGTGACGTGCATGAGATGAATACGATAAATCACTACATTGGTATGTATCCTATGGAGCATGGCGGAAATTTAGAGCGAGCGATAGCACCTTATTATTTGCTTATTTCAACGCTTTGTATGCTTGCATTTTTGTATTACAACGGCAAATTTAACTCACTTCTTATGGTTCCAACGATTATCGCGCCTGTGCTATTTATGAGCGCATTTGCAGGATGGCTTTATTGGTATGGACACAATATGCAAGAGTGGGGCGCATTTAAGATTAAACCATTTATGCCAACAGTTTTAGGCGATGGTAGCGTTGCGCAATTTACAACGCACTCTTATCCAAGTATCGGATTTTGGGTTATGGTTGCTATGAGTGTATTTTGCATACTTGCAGTATTTTCAAAGAAAAAAGAGCTAAATGCGTAAAATTTTTATTTTCGCCCTCGCTTTCTTGCCTATTTTTAGCTCTGCAAATATCCTTCAAGATGCAATAAATAACGCTAGCCCTGGCGATGTTATAAAGCTAGGGGACGGCATCTATGAAGGAAGCATAACTATAAATAAGCCGCTTAGTATAGTTGGTGAGGGCAAAAATGCTCACATAAAAGGAAATGGTAAAGGCACGGTTGTAAAGATTATTGCCTCAAATGTTACGCTTAGAAATTTAAAGATAAGCGGTAGCGGAAATGACCTTGGTGAGCTAGATGCTGGCATTGGCTGTGATAAAGCAAACAATGTCTTGATTACGCAAAATGACTTGAGTGATGTGCTTTTTGGGGTTGATTTTAAAGAGTGTAGTAGCTCAAAGATCACTGAAAATAACATCACTTCTAAAAAGGGAGCCAGTCTTGGCTTTAGAGGTGATGCCGTTAGACTCTGGTATAGTCATGAAAATTTAATCGAAGGCAATTATATTTATGATAGCCGTGATATGGTTGCATGGTATGCAAGTCACAATAAATTTTTAAAAAATAAAGCGATTCGCGGTAGATACTCGCTTCACTTTATGTATGCAAATCAAAATTTAGTCGAAAACAATGATTTTATCGGCAATGCAGTCGGAATGTTTTTTATGTATTCGGCTGGCTCAAATATAAAAAATAATCTTGTTATGGATAGTGACGGCGCTTTTGGTATTGGTATTGGTCTAAAAGATGTTTCAAATTTTACTATCGAAAATAATACACTTATCTATAATGCGAGAGGAATTTTGCTTGATAACTCGCCGTTTCAGCCAGGCTCAACGATAAATTTCTTAGGCAATAAAATTTTACACAACGTAGTCGGCGTATATTTTCACGCTACTCAGGGGACAAGCATATTTGAAAATAATGATTTTATAGGCAATATGGATATCGTTGCAAACGATACTCCAGGTGATAAAATGGCATTAAATCGGTGGAGTAAAAATTATTATGATGAGTATGAGAGCTTTGATAGAGATAAAGATGGCTATGGTGATACGCCGTTTATACACCTATCATATGCCGATCAGCTTTGGCAGTACTATCCGAATTTGCAGTTTTTCTATGGCTCAAGTGTCTTTAGTATCTTAAATTTTTTAGCCAAACTTGCGCCATTTTCTGAGCCAGTAAAGCTACTTGAAGATAGCACGCCAAGGATAAAACCACTTGATGCTTCAAATTTTAACGCGTTAAAGGCAAAGCGTGGATAGAAGAAAATTTATAATCTTAGGCTCAGTCGCAGCTGTCACAGGATATGGCATAGGTAAAATTTTGCCAAAAAGTAGCGGCGATAAACTCTATCTTAGACCACCAGGTGCGGTTGATGACTTTGATGATCTTTGTGTCAAATGTGGTCAGTGTGTGCAGGTATGCCCTTATCACAGTATAAGTTTGCTTGATATAAAAGATGGATATTCAAATGGTACAGCATACATCGATCCTAAAAAGAGAGGTTGCTATTTATGTGATCTTTTCCCATGTGTGCTCGCCTGTCCAAGTGGTGCGTTAGATCATGCTACAAAAGTTGTTGATGATGTGAAAATGGGCGTTGCTGTCTTGAGTAATGCAAATGCCTGTATGTGCCTAAAAAGAGAAAAACTAAGCGAAGATGGCGTTGAAGATTTGCTTGTCCGCAAAGTTTATAACGATAGAGAAGAGGCAGAAAAAGATAAGATAAAAGGCAAAATCGGTCAAATTTGTGACCTTTGTGTCAGTATTTGCCCAGTTGGCGATAGTGCAATAGTAATGAGCGAAGCAAATTTACCGCTCATAAAGCATGGCTGTGTTGGGTGTGGGGTGTGTGCTGAGGTTTGCCCTGTAAAAATTATAAATATAGCCCCAAAAATGAGTTATGATGAAATTTATAAGGAGAAAGAATGAGATTAATAATGTCCTTAGTGGCTGCTGCTTTGCTATTTGTCGGCTGTGAAAAGAGCGATGACAAAGCGCAAAAAGCAGCTAGCGAGCAACCAATAAATGTAGCTACTAGTGCTAGCATAAAGGTTGAAAAAAAAGAAAATAACCAAAGCACAAATAAACAAAATGACTTCATAAAATACGATATGCACGGCGAAAAGAGCGTAAAATTTGGACTTGAAGATAATAACGTAAGCCGTCAAATCGGTGCTTTAGCAATGGTAAGAACCCCTCTTCAAACTATAAATTTAAGACTTATAAAGGGCAGACTTAGTAAAAATTTCATTACAAAATGCTCAGCTTGTCACGATGATTACGCAAATGGCATCATCGGGCCATCACTTTTAACAAAAAGTGAAAATGAAATTTATACAATGATAAATGCTTATAAAAATAAAGAAAAAGTCAATGTTTTAATGCGAGACCTTGTTAAAAAAATGGATGATAGTGAAATCAGAAATTTAGCTAAAGAAATCAGTGATTTTAATACACAATTTAGGAGCAAATAATGAAAGTAGGAAAGATTATAACCATTATTTTAGCAGTAGCAATTTGCGGTATCATGGTGTTTATGTTAAGCCAGACTCCGCCTAAAAAGGAAAAAGTAGCAACTAATGTTCAGCCAAAAGTAGAGCAAAATTTTACAAAAGAGCAGCCAAAGTCTAGTGAAGAATTTGCCAGCGAAGATGAGCTAAAAAAGGTAAAAGAGCTAAGTCTAAGTGTGGCTAAAGTGCACAATGAAGGCGTTAGCAAGCAGTATCTAACAACTTGTGCTCCGTGTCATGGTGCAAATGCAAAAGGTGTCGTAGCTCCCGATATAACACACCTAAGTAAAGAAGAGTTACTTAAAAAGCTGGCTGATTATAAAGCTGGTAAGGTACAAAACTCACTTATGAAGGGGCTACTTACAAATGTTAGTGATAGCGAGCTTGAAAGCCTTGCAGATGAAATTTCTAAATTTAAAAAGTAAAAATGGACAAATATAACACTCGTGCGACGATTAGAAATGTAAGCTTTCTAAGCACGTTAATCACAACCACAAAAGATGGTAAGAAGCGTCCTAGTATACGTTTTTGGCGCATTTTTACCATTATTTTAGTCCATCTTTTATTTGTGCTTTCATATAGGGTTGATATACAAATTTTAGAAGGCGACATCAGTGCCTCAAGGATATTTGGTTTTCACTTGGCAGATGCTTTTATGAGCCTGCAAGTCTTTTTGGCGACACATGAAATCCATGTAAATTTAATAATTGGCTCACTTAGTATCTTGGCGTTTTATATTATTTTTGGCGGTAGAGGCTTTTGCTCTTGGATCTGTCCTTATTCATTAATAAGCGAAATAGCTGAGAAGATCCATGAAAATTTGCGTGCTAAAAAGATAGTAAAACCACGAGTTTTTGACACAAAGTGGCGATATGTTTTCACCATTTTATTTTTAACTCTTAGCTTTGCTAGTGCAAGCCTTACATTTGAAATTTTTAATGTTGTTGGGATTTTTTCAAGATTTATTATCTATGGCTATTTTCATGCTATTTGGTTCGTTGTGGCTATGCTTATGGTTGAAATTTTCTTCTCACGTAGAGCTTGGTGTAGGTATGTCTGTCCTATCGGAGCGACTTACTCAGTGCTAGCTAAACCAAATGCCATAAAAGTTAGCTGGGATAAAGAGAAGTGCGATCATTGTTTGGTTTGTACCGATGTTTGTCTAGTGCCTCACGTGCTTTTTATGACAAAAAAGGGAGCAAAGCTTGACGAGAGCAAAAATATCTTTAGGATAGCTGGTGCTGATTGTACGCTTTGTGGTAGGTGTATTGATGTGTGTCATCAAGATGCACTAAAATTTGACAACGGCTTTAAAAAACTCATATAAGGAAAATTTTTGATAGATATAAAAGAAGTAACTAAAATTTTTGGCTCGCAAAGGATACTTGACAATGTTAGCCTAAATGTAAAATCTGGTGAAAAAATAGCAATACTTGGACAAAATGGAGCTGGCAAAAGCTCGCTCATGCGTATCATTTTAGGAGAATTTATCCCAAATAGCGGAAGTATCGCGATAAATGGCGTAAATACCCTAAAAGATAGAAAAGGGGCTTTGAAATTTATCTCATTTGTGCCACAAACTCCACCACCGCTTAAATTTAATCTACGTGAGCTTTGTGAGTTTGTTTATAAAAGCTCAAATATAAAATTTGAAGAGATTGAGAAATTTAGCAAGCTTTTAGAGCTTGATCTACATGCAAATTTAAATAAGCCATTTTATAAGCTCTCTGGCGGAATGAAACAAAAGATGCTAATAGCTATCGCATTTGCTAAGGATAGTGAAATTTTGATGTTTGATGAGCCAACGGCAAATCTTGACGTGAAAGCAAGGCTTTCTTTTAAAAATTTACTTGATAACTTCACGCAAAACAAAACACTTGTTTTTATTTCACACCGTATCGATGAGATAGCAAATTTATTAGATAGATGCGTCTATATGGATCTTGGTAAGATCATCAAAGAAGAAAATTTAAGGAGCAAGAGTGAATAATCTTTTTTTAATAGCAAAGCTTGATGTAAAAGAGTCTTTTCGCTCAAGATGGTTTGTGATATATGCTGCGCTTTTTTCTGCTTTGATGATAGGGTTTTTATTTAGTGGCGTGACTGACTCACGTGTGCTCGGCTTTTCTGGGCTTACTAGAGCACTGCTTTTGTTTATTCAAATTTGTGTCATCATTGTGCCTATTTTTATTCTCATCTCAACCGTAAGAAGCATAAATCAAGATAGAGATACAAATTTGCTTGAATACATCCTTAGCTTCCCACTAAGCCTTAGAGAGTATTACTTTGGTAAGGCACTGGGTCGTACATTTGTTGTTTTTGTACCACTTTTGTTTGCTCTTTTGCTTTGTGTTATTGTTGGTTTTATAAAAGGTGTTGCGATACCTTGGGGTGTATTAACACTTTATTTTGGGCTACTTTTTAGCTTAAGCATCATTTTTTTATCGCTTGGATTTTTTATCTCAAGCGTGATTAAAAATCAAGAGACAGGCCAAGGCGTGGCGTTTTTACTTTGGCTTATAATGCTTGCGTTCATTGATCTAGCATTAATTGGACTTCTTATGCGAAGCTCGGTTGATGAGTACGTTATTTACGCTATTGCTATACTAAATCCGATAGAACTTTTCAGGATAGCAGCACTTAGTCTTTTTGATCCAAATTTAGCAGTTATCGGTACTGCGTCTTATTTTATTTTAAGCACCTTTCCAAAAGCGACATTTGTAGCTTATGCGATTATCTATCCGCTCTTATTAGGCATTATTTTGCTAGTTTGTGGCTATTTTGCCTTTAGTAAAAAAGATTTGGTTTGAGATTGTTTTTTGTTAAAGAAAAGTTGGTTTTAAATTTAGACGAAACTTGTATTATTCCACTTGTCCAACAAGAAACCTCCTTTTTGTAATAGCTCCCTTTCCCCCAAAGGGAGCTAACTTCTTCCAAGGAAATTTATGAAAAAATCCATTTTATTTTTAGCATTTGCATTTCTATCTTTGAATGCAAACTGGGATATAAATATGCAAGAGTGTATTAATAAAAGTAACGCTAAAGCTTGCGAGAGCTTTACAAAAAAGCTTTCAAATGAGTGTGAAAATAAAGATAAAATTTCTTGCTTTATCTATGCAGATATGCTAGGACGCGGCCTTGGCGTAGAAAAAGATACGCAAAAATCTTTTGAGATATTTAAATCGCTTTGTGATGACGGTAGTAGTGAGGCTTGCTATGAGCTAGCGACAAAGTATCTTCAAGGAAATGGCACTGAGCAAAGCTTTGATCTTTCTGCAAATGCTCTTGATAAAGCCTGCAAGATGGGTAGCAAGCGAGCTTGCAACGTATTAGAGCTTGTGCCTAAAAATTAGCTATTTTAATTTTGTACTTGCACTAATTAAAAGAAATTTCTTAAATATAGCTTCTTTAAAGTTAAATTTACTTTAGTATTACTTGGAATTTCTTTTTTATTAACTAAAAATTTTATTAAAATTTATGCTTAAATAATACTATTTCATCGTCCTAAATGGACCCTCCTTTTTGTAACTGATAAGTCTTTGCTTCCCCCTTTTCTGGCTTTTCGTATACACAAAGAGGAGTTGTTTATTCTTTTGAAAATCAAATCTATTTATTTTTTTTAATTTACATTCTATAAAAATTTTTCTTTTTTAAATTATAATTGATAATAGTTTTAAATATTATCAAAGTAAATTTTATATAAGATTGCGAGCCGTTATCAAAACCTACTATTAAAAGGCTTTAAAACAAAGTGAAATTTCTAAATCAAAAATTTTTTTATAAATTGCACACCTATTTATCTCTTTTATTTTTCATTCCACTTGTAGTAGTTTGTTTTAGCGGTGCGATCCTCGTTTATAAAGATGAGCTAAACAGCCTTCTTGCTCCAAATGTCATAAATATAAATTAAACAAAGAAAAGTTAAGCAAAAGGATCAGCTTTGATGAGCAAAGAGAGATCATCGCAAGCGAGCTTGGCGGCTACGAGATGGTCGGCATCAACATCGATGCAAACCTTAAAAAATGCGACAAAATTTGGTTAATCGAGCACAATGATAGTCAAAAAGAGTGGAGATTTATCTATTTTGACGCTTTTAGCGGTAAGATAAAGAGCGAGCTACTCGCACATGATGAGGGATTTTTTGGAGTTTTAACAAAGCTTCATGAGTCGCTATTTCTAGGAAAGAGCGGTCACGTTATCCTTACTTTAACCGCTATTTTCACGTTTTTTATCTGCATAAGTGGTTTTGTGATTTATAGAAAATTTTGGCTGACACTACTTAGGCTTCGTGTAAATAGGCTAAATGTTTTTATGAGCGACATTCATAAAATGATAGGAATTT
Coding sequences:
- a CDS encoding cytochrome C; amino-acid sequence: MSKYKIYTIVALVLMTVCFTLPVLGWHGAKERIADGDELPSYTYGIYNLYSSFQYKNHLLSKDVASDLHKMIEQKAEIGTPSFPIWYVSLEAPNYPKSAFPDGIPVYFHVDGYSGDVHEMNTINHYIGMYPMEHGGNLERAIAPYYLLISTLCMLAFLYYNGKFNSLLMVPTIIAPVLFMSAFAGWLYWYGHNMQEWGAFKIKPFMPTVLGDGSVAQFTTHSYPSIGFWVMVAMSVFCILAVFSKKKELNA
- a CDS encoding nitrous oxide reductase family maturation protein NosD, producing MRKIFIFALAFLPIFSSANILQDAINNASPGDVIKLGDGIYEGSITINKPLSIVGEGKNAHIKGNGKGTVVKIIASNVTLRNLKISGSGNDLGELDAGIGCDKANNVLITQNDLSDVLFGVDFKECSSSKITENNITSKKGASLGFRGDAVRLWYSHENLIEGNYIYDSRDMVAWYASHNKFLKNKAIRGRYSLHFMYANQNLVENNDFIGNAVGMFFMYSAGSNIKNNLVMDSDGAFGIGIGLKDVSNFTIENNTLIYNARGILLDNSPFQPGSTINFLGNKILHNVVGVYFHATQGTSIFENNDFIGNMDIVANDTPGDKMALNRWSKNYYDEYESFDRDKDGYGDTPFIHLSYADQLWQYYPNLQFFYGSSVFSILNFLAKLAPFSEPVKLLEDSTPRIKPLDASNFNALKAKRG
- a CDS encoding 4Fe-4S dicluster domain-containing protein: MDRRKFIILGSVAAVTGYGIGKILPKSSGDKLYLRPPGAVDDFDDLCVKCGQCVQVCPYHSISLLDIKDGYSNGTAYIDPKKRGCYLCDLFPCVLACPSGALDHATKVVDDVKMGVAVLSNANACMCLKREKLSEDGVEDLLVRKVYNDREEAEKDKIKGKIGQICDLCVSICPVGDSAIVMSEANLPLIKHGCVGCGVCAEVCPVKIINIAPKMSYDEIYKEKE
- a CDS encoding c-type cytochrome; the protein is MRLIMSLVAAALLFVGCEKSDDKAQKAASEQPINVATSASIKVEKKENNQSTNKQNDFIKYDMHGEKSVKFGLEDNNVSRQIGALAMVRTPLQTINLRLIKGRLSKNFITKCSACHDDYANGIIGPSLLTKSENEIYTMINAYKNKEKVNVLMRDLVKKMDDSEIRNLAKEISDFNTQFRSK
- a CDS encoding c-type cytochrome translates to MKVGKIITIILAVAICGIMVFMLSQTPPKKEKVATNVQPKVEQNFTKEQPKSSEEFASEDELKKVKELSLSVAKVHNEGVSKQYLTTCAPCHGANAKGVVAPDITHLSKEELLKKLADYKAGKVQNSLMKGLLTNVSDSELESLADEISKFKK
- a CDS encoding NapH/MauN family ferredoxin-type protein, producing MDKYNTRATIRNVSFLSTLITTTKDGKKRPSIRFWRIFTIILVHLLFVLSYRVDIQILEGDISASRIFGFHLADAFMSLQVFLATHEIHVNLIIGSLSILAFYIIFGGRGFCSWICPYSLISEIAEKIHENLRAKKIVKPRVFDTKWRYVFTILFLTLSFASASLTFEIFNVVGIFSRFIIYGYFHAIWFVVAMLMVEIFFSRRAWCRYVCPIGATYSVLAKPNAIKVSWDKEKCDHCLVCTDVCLVPHVLFMTKKGAKLDESKNIFRIAGADCTLCGRCIDVCHQDALKFDNGFKKLI
- a CDS encoding ABC transporter ATP-binding protein, with translation MIDIKEVTKIFGSQRILDNVSLNVKSGEKIAILGQNGAGKSSLMRIILGEFIPNSGSIAINGVNTLKDRKGALKFISFVPQTPPPLKFNLRELCEFVYKSSNIKFEEIEKFSKLLELDLHANLNKPFYKLSGGMKQKMLIAIAFAKDSEILMFDEPTANLDVKARLSFKNLLDNFTQNKTLVFISHRIDEIANLLDRCVYMDLGKIIKEENLRSKSE
- a CDS encoding ABC transporter permease, which produces MNNLFLIAKLDVKESFRSRWFVIYAALFSALMIGFLFSGVTDSRVLGFSGLTRALLLFIQICVIIVPIFILISTVRSINQDRDTNLLEYILSFPLSLREYYFGKALGRTFVVFVPLLFALLLCVIVGFIKGVAIPWGVLTLYFGLLFSLSIIFLSLGFFISSVIKNQETGQGVAFLLWLIMLAFIDLALIGLLMRSSVDEYVIYAIAILNPIELFRIAALSLFDPNLAVIGTASYFILSTFPKATFVAYAIIYPLLLGIILLVCGYFAFSKKDLV
- a CDS encoding tetratricopeptide repeat protein translates to MKKSILFLAFAFLSLNANWDINMQECINKSNAKACESFTKKLSNECENKDKISCFIYADMLGRGLGVEKDTQKSFEIFKSLCDDGSSEACYELATKYLQGNGTEQSFDLSANALDKACKMGSKRACNVLELVPKN
- a CDS encoding PepSY domain-containing protein, translated to MKFLNQKFFYKLHTYLSLLFFIPLVVVCFSGAILVYKDELNSLLAPNVININ